In Acinetobacter sp. WCHAc010034, a genomic segment contains:
- a CDS encoding DUF2834 domain-containing protein, which produces MKTTYALLTLIGVALPFSQFILWLTKYGLNFSLFFRQITENPLAAFAWLDVVVTVIVIVFMVMNEGKNLKMKRLWIPIAASFMGGASVGLPLFLYMKQCHLEKFDLKRS; this is translated from the coding sequence ATGAAAACAACATATGCATTATTAACCCTAATAGGAGTAGCACTGCCATTTTCACAATTTATACTGTGGTTGACTAAATATGGACTTAATTTTTCTCTATTTTTTCGGCAAATCACTGAAAATCCATTAGCAGCTTTTGCATGGCTAGATGTCGTTGTAACGGTAATCGTTATTGTATTTATGGTTATGAATGAAGGTAAAAATCTTAAAATGAAAAGATTATGGATTCCTATAGCCGCATCATTTATGGGGGGAGCTTCTGTAGGGCTTCCGCTGTTTCTGTATATGAAACAATGTCATCTTGAAAAATTCGATTTGAAAAGAAGTTGA
- a CDS encoding SDR family oxidoreductase yields the protein MHASNQTALVVGATGFIGKFLIARLLRGNAQVFALCRNVDQQAPQLQHWLTHQGISHQQLNFIQGDVTLPNLGLSKQDWQQLKAVNYLYNTSALFAWNLTMQQAKAVNVNGLELLLEGVGKHCQLERAVHLSGYMLTMNEHLQAAGIYRDRIEQTDWSRVYAGLGAYEASKIQGHFTWVKHAAQYNIPWTVIHPATVIGDEMTGEIPSNQPIVHLIQQLKQGKMTAIPGTRQHYLPLVSVTMLVDAIIQAAQDPSTHRQEILVANPEQVSFQELIEMIAEHLQVKAPCHFISLKLLQPILKWRWLAKKLDMSAEMLNFLRAERLDLERFITLNQHWNIPNTDIKSKIGKTAAWVSRPS from the coding sequence ATGCACGCTTCAAATCAGACTGCTCTCGTAGTGGGGGCAACAGGATTTATCGGTAAATTTCTAATCGCGCGCCTGCTGAGAGGAAATGCTCAAGTGTTTGCCCTATGCCGTAATGTCGATCAGCAAGCCCCGCAGCTTCAGCATTGGCTGACACATCAAGGCATTTCTCATCAACAGTTAAACTTTATTCAGGGTGATGTTACTCTGCCGAATTTAGGACTATCCAAGCAGGACTGGCAGCAGCTCAAAGCAGTCAATTATCTTTACAATACCAGTGCCTTATTTGCATGGAATTTAACAATGCAGCAGGCTAAGGCTGTTAATGTCAATGGGCTTGAGCTGTTGTTAGAAGGTGTTGGTAAGCATTGCCAGTTAGAACGAGCAGTACATCTATCAGGCTATATGTTGACCATGAATGAGCATTTGCAGGCAGCTGGCATCTATCGTGATCGTATAGAGCAGACCGATTGGTCACGAGTCTATGCTGGATTGGGAGCATATGAAGCATCTAAAATTCAAGGGCATTTCACTTGGGTTAAACATGCTGCTCAATATAATATCCCATGGACCGTTATCCATCCTGCCACGGTCATTGGCGATGAAATGACAGGGGAAATTCCATCTAATCAACCGATTGTGCATCTTATCCAGCAATTAAAACAAGGGAAAATGACGGCTATTCCTGGAACGCGGCAGCACTATTTACCACTGGTTTCGGTGACGATGCTAGTTGATGCCATAATTCAAGCTGCCCAAGATCCAAGTACGCATCGGCAGGAAATTCTAGTGGCCAATCCAGAGCAAGTTTCTTTTCAGGAGTTGATTGAGATGATTGCAGAGCATCTGCAGGTCAAGGCACCTTGCCACTTTATTTCGTTAAAGTTACTTCAGCCGATTTTAAAATGGCGATGGTTGGCAAAAAAACTGGATATGTCTGCTGAAATGCTGAATTTCCTTAGAGCCGAGCGGCTTGATTTGGAGCGGTTTATTACATTGAATCAGCATTGGAATATTCCAAACACCGATATCAAAAGCAAAATAGGAAAGACAGCGGCATGGGTTAGCCGCCCATCCTGA
- a CDS encoding MerR family transcriptional regulator: MLIGELSQQINMSRDTIRFYEKMQLIQPLIRNNGYRDYPEQTLQQLQLIQIAKNLGFTLAEIRQIIHLVNESEIPAEQFQEILQDKLGKIQEKVEQLQQMQAMLENLIKGELCPLRKDCDVVKISFGGDTAHLANREPN, translated from the coding sequence ATGCTGATTGGCGAACTATCACAACAGATAAATATGAGCCGGGATACCATCCGCTTTTATGAAAAAATGCAGTTGATTCAGCCATTAATTCGAAATAATGGCTATAGGGATTATCCTGAACAAACCCTTCAACAGTTGCAACTAATACAGATTGCGAAGAATCTAGGGTTTACCCTTGCTGAGATCAGGCAGATCATTCATTTAGTGAATGAAAGCGAGATTCCTGCAGAACAGTTTCAGGAAATTTTGCAGGATAAATTAGGCAAAATTCAGGAAAAAGTCGAACAATTGCAGCAGATGCAGGCGATGCTTGAAAATCTGATAAAGGGTGAACTTTGCCCGCTAAGAAAAGACTGTGATGTAGTGAAAATATCCTTTGGGGGAGACACGGCTCACCTAGCCAACAGAGAGCCCAACTGA
- the blaMCA gene encoding MCA family class C beta-lactamase, whose translation MISRKQICQAGLITMFMGFGMQLHANAVSQNEKNIEKIVTQSFKPLMDQYYAPGMAIGIIHNGKNYEKYYGVQSREENKSVNGQTLFELGSVSKIFTAVSGTYANNQGKISFDDHLSKYLPALKSSEIDKVNLLELLTYTSGNLPLQFLDHVKTDKQILEYFKNWKAKNPSGTYREYSNPSIGFFGYLTAKSMSVPFSSLLEKTIFPQLNLKHTYVNVPEEQKINYAFGYDEKDQPVRVNPGPLSDEAYGVKSTLPDMLNFVNANLNLDTNSPAMRKVLLDTHKGYFKVADSGMTQALGWEMFSYPTTSEILQASNSKQILLGSNSVVKELSQPKSKVFHKTGSTDGFGAYILFIPEEGFGLVMLMNKKIPNIDRIKAAYSVFETLKDN comes from the coding sequence ATGATTTCTAGAAAACAAATTTGTCAAGCAGGCTTAATTACCATGTTTATGGGTTTTGGCATGCAATTACATGCAAATGCAGTCAGTCAAAATGAAAAAAATATTGAAAAGATCGTAACCCAATCATTTAAACCGCTTATGGATCAGTATTATGCACCTGGTATGGCGATAGGCATAATTCATAATGGTAAAAATTATGAAAAGTATTATGGTGTTCAATCTAGAGAAGAAAATAAAAGCGTAAATGGACAGACTCTTTTTGAGTTAGGTTCTGTAAGTAAAATTTTTACTGCTGTTTCAGGTACGTATGCTAATAACCAAGGAAAAATATCTTTCGACGACCATCTTAGTAAATATTTACCAGCTTTAAAAAGTTCCGAAATTGATAAGGTAAATTTATTAGAGCTATTAACTTATACAAGTGGAAATTTGCCACTGCAATTTCTTGATCATGTCAAAACGGATAAGCAAATATTAGAGTATTTCAAAAATTGGAAAGCCAAGAATCCTTCTGGTACTTATCGCGAATACTCAAATCCCAGTATAGGTTTTTTTGGGTATCTAACTGCAAAATCGATGAGTGTCCCTTTCTCCTCACTATTAGAGAAGACTATTTTCCCTCAACTTAATTTGAAACATACATACGTCAATGTTCCAGAAGAACAAAAAATAAACTATGCTTTTGGTTATGATGAAAAAGATCAACCAGTTCGAGTTAATCCCGGCCCATTATCTGATGAAGCTTATGGAGTTAAATCAACCCTGCCAGATATGCTTAACTTCGTAAATGCAAATCTTAATCTAGATACAAATAGCCCTGCTATGAGAAAAGTTCTACTGGATACACATAAAGGATATTTTAAAGTTGCAGATAGTGGTATGACACAAGCACTTGGATGGGAGATGTTTTCTTATCCGACAACTTCAGAAATTCTACAGGCTAGTAATTCAAAACAAATTTTGTTGGGATCAAACTCCGTTGTAAAAGAATTATCACAACCAAAATCTAAAGTTTTTCATAAAACAGGATCTACTGATGGCTTTGGGGCGTATATTTTATTTATTCCAGAAGAAGGATTTGGACTGGTTATGTTAATGAATAAAAAGATACCAAATATTGATCGCATTAAGGCTGCATATAGTGTTTTTGAGACATTAAAAGATAATTAA
- a CDS encoding LysR family transcriptional regulator, whose amino-acid sequence MLTFKQCTYLITIVEEGSFTAASEKLFIAQSALSRQIKNLEDDLGFSVFDRSDKRIKLTLAGSVLYKNLKKNLDNFSNSIELAKGISRGENRTVKVSHSSSIILDNKKIQVLDQLCEKYKINIELNTISSEAQIEAILSGDIDIGFIRPPVYHALDEVNSTSLYTAPLYVAASTSDKNFNDKTSVYIGDLKDLRFVSTPHSERGGLSYLASNLCLSNGFCQKKSRISSRKLSQLDLVANGLGICVVPEEFSTILPKNVKLLSINDKSSQSEVKLIWKKDNDLVIESCAKTIQDFYKLDF is encoded by the coding sequence ATGTTAACTTTCAAACAATGCACTTATCTGATTACTATTGTCGAAGAAGGCAGCTTTACCGCAGCCTCAGAAAAATTATTCATTGCCCAATCGGCCTTAAGCAGGCAAATAAAGAATTTAGAAGATGATCTGGGCTTTAGTGTTTTTGATAGATCTGATAAGAGAATCAAATTAACCCTTGCTGGATCAGTTCTTTATAAAAACTTAAAAAAAAATCTTGATAATTTCAGTAATTCAATTGAATTAGCAAAGGGGATTAGCCGGGGGGAAAATAGAACGGTGAAAGTCAGCCACTCTAGCAGCATTATTTTAGATAACAAAAAAATTCAGGTTTTAGATCAGCTATGTGAAAAATATAAAATAAATATCGAGCTTAATACTATTTCTTCGGAGGCTCAAATTGAAGCAATATTAAGTGGTGATATTGACATTGGCTTTATTCGACCTCCTGTCTACCATGCTTTAGACGAGGTAAATTCCACAAGTTTATATACAGCTCCTCTATATGTAGCTGCTTCAACGTCTGATAAAAATTTCAATGATAAAACCAGTGTTTATATCGGTGATTTAAAAGATTTAAGATTTGTTTCTACACCTCATTCTGAACGAGGAGGATTAAGTTACTTAGCTTCTAATCTTTGTTTAAGCAATGGATTTTGCCAAAAGAAATCCAGAATTTCCTCAAGAAAATTGTCCCAATTGGATTTGGTAGCAAATGGCCTTGGTATCTGTGTCGTACCTGAAGAATTTTCTACAATTCTCCCGAAGAATGTAAAATTACTCTCAATAAACGACAAAAGCAGCCAATCTGAAGTCAAATTAATTTGGAAAAAAGATAATGACTTAGTCATTGAAAGTTGTGCTAAAACTATTCAGGATTTTTATAAATTAGATTTTTAA
- a CDS encoding IS5 family transposase (programmed frameshift), with protein sequence MQETVQFYGCYRSKNIMEAILWKFRTGAAWRDIPEDLCPWQIAYNRFNCWAINGLWDKFFLKLRGLLDTEWVFIDGSCIRAHQHASGARHSENRAIGTSRGGITTKIHLAVDANGYPLDFDITGGEVHDGQIAPKLIELVGKADYLVADKGYDSEKLRECARILDMIPVIPRKTNSFKGNPEFDGYLYQLRHLVENAFARLKHFRAIATRYDKLARNYKAMLRLACIFIWCKDK encoded by the exons ATCCAAGAAACCGTGCAGTTTTATGGCTGTTATCGCTCTAAAAATATCATGGAAGCCATACTGTGGAAATTTCGTACTGGTGCTGCTTGGCGCGACATCCCTGAAGACTTGTGTCCTTGGCAAATAGCTTACAACCGTTTTAATTGTTGGGCGATAAATGGATTATGGGATAAGTTTTTTTTAA AATTACGAGGCCTGCTGGATACAGAATGGGTATTCATTGATGGAAGCTGCATTCGCGCTCATCAGCATGCAAGTGGAGCTAGGCACAGTGAAAATAGAGCAATTGGCACCTCAAGAGGTGGAATAACTACAAAAATACACTTGGCCGTCGATGCGAACGGATATCCGCTTGATTTTGACATCACTGGGGGGGAAGTCCATGACGGTCAAATTGCGCCGAAATTAATAGAATTGGTTGGAAAGGCTGATTATCTGGTAGCGGATAAAGGATACGACTCCGAAAAGCTCAGAGAATGTGCAAGAATTCTTGATATGATCCCAGTGATACCAAGAAAAACCAACAGCTTTAAAGGTAATCCGGAATTTGATGGTTATCTATATCAATTACGGCATTTAGTTGAAAATGCATTTGCGCGTTTAAAACACTTTCGGGCAATAGCGACAAGATATGATAAGTTGGCTAGAAATTATAAAGCCATGTTGCGACTAGCATGCATATTTATTTGGTGTAAGGACAAATGA